In one window of Oncorhynchus gorbuscha isolate QuinsamMale2020 ecotype Even-year linkage group LG23, OgorEven_v1.0, whole genome shotgun sequence DNA:
- the LOC124010817 gene encoding DAP3-binding cell death enhancer 1-like isoform X1 — protein MWRVQGFVGRVLSRCHGTAPLRLSPNHHVEDEVINTSTLLSTGCHSPNSSSQKGDDGDKRRERTSQFCYAGLPRYTAVDAVGWGAAAVLLMQICRRIHSQFSGSDPNQNPNTGCLAIQGTLQKCGYRVLLERISRRDVLPRGRSVHCLPQRPSQQVPSQQVPSQQVPSQPQRQEHSSPRSSYSSPDQFHEDHLTADSHLSDHKRATLSHGSSGTEESSFSESSQPEDNHRTRDGEQPGQQNDQDALAGATQNLQQVADSSVPVVLNIIGLKSAQTGDYEAAFSCFLASARRGYCKAQFNTGVCYEKGRGVCKDKEKALDFYSQAATGGHSQAQYRCAKLLLNSRGQQSTQQDLDTAISLLQQAASAGLREAQVYLGSLFSQEPVRDGLKSVHYLKMAAESGDRDALLFLGQCYESGFGVTQCFRTAVGFYQRAAQAGNSQAKTLLAPPFGLEDAVLRPIRSSPCFSVADRLRGTLSTLTSPVPPSSHPTLPHSWSTGSMGPPPILSSSSEGNAVRWTIGAG, from the exons TTTTGAGCCGGTGCCATGGCACAGCCCCCCTGCGCCTGTCTCCGAATCACCATGTGGAAGATGAGGTCATAAACACCTCCACCCTGCTCTCCACCGGTTGTCACTCTCCCAACAGCAG CTCTCAGAAAGGGGACGATGGAgacaagaggagggagaggacctCTCAGTTCTGCTACGCTGGGCTCCCCCGCTACACTGCCGTGGATGCAGTTGGCTGG GGGGCAGCTGCGGTGCTGTTGATGCAGATCTGTAGGAGGATCCACTCTCAGTTCTCTGGGAGTGACCCCAACCAGAACCCCAACACAGGATGCCTGGCCATCCAGGGAACCCTGCAGAAGTGTGGCTACCGCGTCCTACTGGAGCGAA TATCTCGCCGTGACGTGCTGCCCAGAGGGAGGAGTGTGCACTGTCTGCCCCAGAGACCGAGCCAGCAGGTCCCGAGCCAGCAGGTCCCGAGCCAGCAGGTCCCGAGCCAGCCCCAGAGACAGGAGCACAGCAGTCCCAGGAGCAGCTACAGCAGCCCTGACCAGTTTCATGAAGACCATCTGACTGCTGACagtcacctctctgaccacaaGAGGGCAACTCTGAGTCACGGCTCCTCTGGAACGG AGGAGTCATCCTTTTCAGAGTCCTCCCAGCCTGAAGACAACCACAGAACCAGAGACGGGGAACAGCCTGGGCAGCAGAATGACCAG GACGCCCTGGCGGGGGCGACCCAGAACCTCCAACAGGTGGCCGACTCCAGTGTTCCTGTAGTCCTCAACATCATCGGTCTGAAGAGTGCTCAGACTGGGGACTATGAGGCAGCCTTCTCCTGTTTCCTGGCCTCAGCCAGACGGGGTTACTGCAAGGCCCAGTTCAACACTGGAGTCTGCTACGAGAAAGGCAGGGGTGTATGCAAAGACAAGGAGAAG GCTCTTGATTTCTACAGCCAGGCAGCGACAGGGGGTCACAGTCAGGCTCAGTACCGCTGTGCCAAACTCCTCCTGAACAGCAGAGGGCAGCAGAGCACACAACAGGACCTGGATACAGCCATCAGCCTTCTGCAACAGGCTGCCTCAGCTGGGctgagagag GCTCAAGTGTACCTGGGGTCTCTGTTCTCGCAGGAGCCAGTCAGAGACGGCCTTAAGTCAGTGCACTACCTGAAGATGGCAGCGGAGAGCGGA gacAGAGATGCCCTGCTGTTCCTGGGTCAGTGTTATGAGAGTGGGTTCGGGGTGACCCAGTGCTTCAGAACAGCAGTTGGTTTCTATCAGAGGGCAGCGCAGGCAGGAAACAGCCAGGCCAAGACGTTACTGGCGCCGCCCTTTGGACTGGAGG aTGCCGTCCTGCGCCCTATCCGTTCTTCTCCATGTTTCTCCGTTGCTGACCGTCTGCGTGGAACTCTCTCCACCCTCacctcccctgtccctccctccagtcaccccaccctcccccactcctggagcacagggagtatggGCCCCCCACCCATCCTGTCATCCAGCTCTGAGGGGAACGCCGTGAGGTGGACTATAGGAGCGGGATAG
- the LOC124010817 gene encoding DAP3-binding cell death enhancer 1-like isoform X2: MWRVQGFVGRVLSRCHGTAPLRLSPNHHVEDEVINTSTLLSTGCHSPNSSSQKGDDGDKRRERTSQFCYAGLPRYTAVDAVGWGAAAVLLMQICRRIHSQFSGSDPNQNPNTGCLAIQGTLQKCGYRVLLERISRRDVLPRGRSVHCLPQRPSQQVPSQQVPSQQVPSQPQRQEHSSPRSSYSSPDQFHEDHLTADSHLSDHKRATLSHGSSGTEESSFSESSQPEDNHRTRDGEQPGQQNDQDALAGATQNLQQVADSSVPVVLNIIGLKSAQTGDYEAAFSCFLASARRGYCKAQFNTGVCYEKGRGVCKDKEKALDFYSQAATGGHSQAQYRCAKLLLNSRGQQSTQQDLDTAISLLQQAASAGLREEPVRDGLKSVHYLKMAAESGDRDALLFLGQCYESGFGVTQCFRTAVGFYQRAAQAGNSQAKTLLAPPFGLEDAVLRPIRSSPCFSVADRLRGTLSTLTSPVPPSSHPTLPHSWSTGSMGPPPILSSSSEGNAVRWTIGAG; this comes from the exons TTTTGAGCCGGTGCCATGGCACAGCCCCCCTGCGCCTGTCTCCGAATCACCATGTGGAAGATGAGGTCATAAACACCTCCACCCTGCTCTCCACCGGTTGTCACTCTCCCAACAGCAG CTCTCAGAAAGGGGACGATGGAgacaagaggagggagaggacctCTCAGTTCTGCTACGCTGGGCTCCCCCGCTACACTGCCGTGGATGCAGTTGGCTGG GGGGCAGCTGCGGTGCTGTTGATGCAGATCTGTAGGAGGATCCACTCTCAGTTCTCTGGGAGTGACCCCAACCAGAACCCCAACACAGGATGCCTGGCCATCCAGGGAACCCTGCAGAAGTGTGGCTACCGCGTCCTACTGGAGCGAA TATCTCGCCGTGACGTGCTGCCCAGAGGGAGGAGTGTGCACTGTCTGCCCCAGAGACCGAGCCAGCAGGTCCCGAGCCAGCAGGTCCCGAGCCAGCAGGTCCCGAGCCAGCCCCAGAGACAGGAGCACAGCAGTCCCAGGAGCAGCTACAGCAGCCCTGACCAGTTTCATGAAGACCATCTGACTGCTGACagtcacctctctgaccacaaGAGGGCAACTCTGAGTCACGGCTCCTCTGGAACGG AGGAGTCATCCTTTTCAGAGTCCTCCCAGCCTGAAGACAACCACAGAACCAGAGACGGGGAACAGCCTGGGCAGCAGAATGACCAG GACGCCCTGGCGGGGGCGACCCAGAACCTCCAACAGGTGGCCGACTCCAGTGTTCCTGTAGTCCTCAACATCATCGGTCTGAAGAGTGCTCAGACTGGGGACTATGAGGCAGCCTTCTCCTGTTTCCTGGCCTCAGCCAGACGGGGTTACTGCAAGGCCCAGTTCAACACTGGAGTCTGCTACGAGAAAGGCAGGGGTGTATGCAAAGACAAGGAGAAG GCTCTTGATTTCTACAGCCAGGCAGCGACAGGGGGTCACAGTCAGGCTCAGTACCGCTGTGCCAAACTCCTCCTGAACAGCAGAGGGCAGCAGAGCACACAACAGGACCTGGATACAGCCATCAGCCTTCTGCAACAGGCTGCCTCAGCTGGGctgagagag GAGCCAGTCAGAGACGGCCTTAAGTCAGTGCACTACCTGAAGATGGCAGCGGAGAGCGGA gacAGAGATGCCCTGCTGTTCCTGGGTCAGTGTTATGAGAGTGGGTTCGGGGTGACCCAGTGCTTCAGAACAGCAGTTGGTTTCTATCAGAGGGCAGCGCAGGCAGGAAACAGCCAGGCCAAGACGTTACTGGCGCCGCCCTTTGGACTGGAGG aTGCCGTCCTGCGCCCTATCCGTTCTTCTCCATGTTTCTCCGTTGCTGACCGTCTGCGTGGAACTCTCTCCACCCTCacctcccctgtccctccctccagtcaccccaccctcccccactcctggagcacagggagtatggGCCCCCCACCCATCCTGTCATCCAGCTCTGAGGGGAACGCCGTGAGGTGGACTATAGGAGCGGGATAG